In Deinococcus ficus, a single genomic region encodes these proteins:
- a CDS encoding response regulator, producing the protein MPHRLNIMVIDDNVADLELAREACAEHPEWVNQVVTMTSGREAIEHLQQKEKPVPDVVVTDLNMPGMTGLDVIRIMKADPRLQMIPVVVLSTSTRPEDIRDAYELHASSYMVKAPDFPGFLSQIESFLGFWKGAKVGHRPR; encoded by the coding sequence ATGCCGCACCGCCTGAACATCATGGTCATCGACGACAACGTCGCGGACCTCGAACTTGCCCGCGAAGCCTGCGCGGAACACCCCGAGTGGGTGAATCAGGTGGTCACCATGACCAGCGGCCGGGAAGCCATCGAGCACCTGCAGCAGAAGGAAAAACCGGTGCCGGACGTGGTGGTCACCGACCTGAACATGCCCGGCATGACCGGCCTGGACGTGATCCGCATCATGAAGGCCGACCCGCGCCTGCAGATGATTCCGGTGGTGGTCCTGAGCACCTCCACCCGCCCGGAGGACATCCGGGACGCGTACGAACTGCACGCCAGCTCCTACATGGTCAAGGCGCCGGATTTCCCCGGGTTCCTGTCGCAGATCGAGTCGTTCCTGGGCTTCTGGAAGGGCGCCAAGGTCGGCCACCGGCCGCGCTGA